ACCATCGCTTGTGCATCAACCTTTAAGAAGTTGACTACAACTGTATAACCAAGATAACCAGCTGTCGATAAAACTAAAGCCGTTGTCCCTTTAGCCCAATTTTCGCTTTGACCACCAGTTTGAGCACTCTTGTCACGTAAAGCCGTTAACGTTGCCCCAACGACAAGGATCACTAAAGCAAGTGTCCCTAAAGTCAATTGATGGCTTGTCGTCCATTCATGGAACAAGATCACACCAGCTAAAGCATTCGTTACTAACTGAGCTCCAGTCGAGATCGGAACTGCTTTTGAGATCCCAACAGCTTTCATCGCATGGAACTGTTGGTTTTGTCCTAAACTCCAAAACAGACCTGACAAGATCCCAGCGATCCAAAGTCGCATGTCATTATGCGCTAAAAAATTTCCCGGGGAAACTAATGTCGTTACTAAGGCAAAGAGCAATGCCCCCCATGTCATTCCTAACGTTTGTTGGTTTGCATTTCCACCAAGCTTACCACTGATCAATCCAACACTACCCCATGCGATCGCAGGGATTAAGGCAATCCACATAATAAAACCTCTCTTCGTAAATCAATTTTCTTCTCTAAAACTTATGCAAAAGATATTTTACCAGTTCCTTGCAAGCCATTACAAGAGAAATTTTATGTTAAAATATTTATTTTATCTTCATGAAAATATTTTTCAAAAGGAGCGTTTCTAAAAAAACGCGTAAAACTCTTAAAAAATGACATTTGTTCTTTGCAAAAAAGAGCGTTATGAGCAAATTAAGTTTTTTCTTATTATGTATTTACATTTTTATTTTCATAATTTATCCAGTTCAATTTTAACTATTTGCTAAAATCCTGACCAAAAATTGACGCCTGCCCTTTTTTTGATTTAGAATTAGATGATATGCAAATCCACTAGGAAAGGACGGTTTGCAACTGTGAACTGGACAAAACTACGAAATTTTTTAAATACGCGCTGGGGATTTTTTGCGCTAGTTACTTTTTTGTTTTGGGCCAAAACGATCTTAGTTTATTTGATCGACTTTAATTTAGGCGTACATGGGATCTACCAATATTTCGTCTTATTGATCAATCCGATCGCAACGACAATGTTACTCTTTAGCATCGCGTTATACATCAAACGGACGATCCCAGCCTATCTTTGCTTGTTACTACT
This window of the Ligilactobacillus faecis genome carries:
- a CDS encoding GRP family sugar transporter, which encodes MWIALIPAIAWGSVGLISGKLGGNANQQTLGMTWGALLFALVTTLVSPGNFLAHNDMRLWIAGILSGLFWSLGQNQQFHAMKAVGISKAVPISTGAQLVTNALAGVILFHEWTTSHQLTLGTLALVILVVGATLTALRDKSAQTGGQSENWAKGTTALVLSTAGYLGYTVVVNFLKVDAQAMVLPQAIGMVAGASVFALGKDAFKKESFKNIVTGLVWGTGNLCMFQATAMIGLAVSFSLSQTGIVISTFGSILLLGEHKTKREMVYVTLGSLMVIIGGVMLGLLK